In a single window of the Pseudogemmatithrix spongiicola genome:
- a CDS encoding energy transducer TonB, whose translation MLTTLIASRPTQHTTANGTAFSLALHLGVIATMLVATTQRDVFTPPSSSTRIVPLVAPASPRPATPQRPQAAPPRTSHTPSTTAAVPAVDVPPVSIPTDVPTGLPTDYAPPIDLPAGDGGLGAPSPGSDATPLGSGDGVLGAESVDVPAALRAGSPLPRYPEILRQSRIEGGVRVRFVVDENGRAELGTLTVLESTHPAFIESVRAVLPRLRFTPARVGRDRVKQVVEIPFGFVVR comes from the coding sequence ATGCTGACGACCCTGATCGCCTCGCGTCCGACGCAGCACACGACCGCCAACGGCACGGCGTTCAGCCTCGCCCTGCACCTCGGCGTGATCGCGACGATGCTCGTCGCCACCACACAGCGCGACGTCTTCACGCCGCCGTCGAGCAGCACGCGCATCGTGCCACTGGTGGCACCCGCCTCGCCGCGTCCCGCGACGCCGCAGCGTCCGCAGGCGGCGCCCCCGCGGACCAGCCACACGCCGAGCACCACGGCGGCCGTCCCGGCGGTGGACGTGCCGCCGGTGAGCATCCCGACGGACGTGCCGACGGGCCTCCCGACCGACTACGCGCCGCCGATTGACCTCCCCGCCGGCGACGGCGGACTCGGCGCGCCGTCGCCGGGGAGTGACGCGACGCCGCTCGGCAGCGGCGACGGCGTGCTCGGTGCGGAGTCGGTGGACGTGCCGGCCGCGTTGCGCGCTGGATCGCCGCTGCCGCGGTACCCGGAGATCCTGCGCCAGTCACGCATCGAAGGGGGCGTGCGCGTGCGCTTCGTGGTGGACGAGAACGGCCGCGCCGAGCTCGGCACACTGACGGTGCTCGAGAGCACGCACCCGGCCTTCATCGAAAGCGTGCGCGCCGTGCTGCCGCGCCTGCGCTTCACCCCGGCGCGCGTGGGGCGCGACCGCGTGAAGCAGGTGGTGGAGATTCCCTTCGGCTTCGTCGTGCGCTGA
- a CDS encoding tetrahydrofolate dehydrogenase/cyclohydrolase catalytic domain-containing protein, translated as MIILDGTALAARRLPGLRARAQALAAARGRAPLLGILGFADASGRVPHVAPKLRAAESCGIAVDVAAVPLGATLADTLAAAERLRATPGLDGLFVQFPYPDPAWGDAVEAMIPASLDVDVMAPVEVERYFADASALPPVTVSAALHLVDEAGIALEGRSGVVVAEQSPFAEMFREAFARRGAQMSALVAPAAAADDARVRNAGVVIVAAGVPGVVDAMMLADGAVAIDVGYFNPGARGDIANATTARHLDAMVPVPGGIGPMTISALLERVLVFAERGG; from the coding sequence GTGATCATCCTTGACGGGACCGCGCTGGCCGCGCGGCGACTTCCCGGGCTCCGCGCCCGCGCGCAGGCACTGGCTGCCGCGCGCGGGCGCGCGCCGTTGCTGGGCATCCTCGGTTTCGCCGACGCCAGTGGGAGGGTTCCACACGTGGCGCCGAAGCTCCGGGCCGCCGAGTCCTGCGGGATCGCCGTCGACGTCGCGGCGGTCCCGCTCGGCGCGACACTCGCCGACACACTGGCCGCCGCCGAGCGCCTGCGTGCGACGCCTGGCCTCGACGGATTGTTCGTGCAGTTTCCGTATCCCGACCCTGCGTGGGGCGACGCGGTCGAGGCGATGATTCCCGCGTCGCTGGATGTCGACGTGATGGCGCCTGTTGAGGTCGAACGGTACTTCGCCGACGCGTCCGCGTTGCCGCCGGTGACGGTGAGCGCGGCGCTGCATCTCGTGGACGAGGCCGGCATCGCGCTCGAGGGCCGCAGCGGCGTCGTGGTCGCGGAACAGTCGCCGTTCGCCGAGATGTTCCGTGAGGCCTTCGCGCGGCGCGGGGCGCAGATGTCGGCGTTGGTTGCGCCTGCTGCCGCCGCCGATGATGCGCGTGTGCGCAACGCTGGCGTGGTGATTGTGGCGGCCGGCGTGCCCGGTGTCGTGGACGCGATGATGCTCGCGGACGGCGCCGTGGCGATTGACGTCGGCTACTTCAACCCCGGCGCGCGCGGCGACATTGCCAACGCGACGACCGCCCGGCACCTGGACGCGATGGTCCCGGTACCGGGCGGCATCGGCCCGATGACGATCTCGGCGTTGCTCGAGCGCGTGCTCGTGTTCGCCGAGCGCGGGGGCTGA
- a CDS encoding sirohydrochlorin chelatase, producing MLRTLSLLALTALSLGAQSPATTGTIVIAHGGDSTWNAGVRAIAAQAQTGGPVEVSFLMGPGAATTRFQDAVAKLDAKGVSRIVIVPMLVSSHSGHYEQIRYLAGQDVRLDETMEHHLHMAGIERTASRTPLVLTPALDNAHEMARVLADRALALVQGQGDVPANRGLMIVGHGPNSAEDYAAWMGNLRPVADSVKAWTGFRDVRLELVRDDAPVAVRAEGVTRTRELIEMQRLITGRDAIVVPVLVSKGLVSRDKLPRDIAGTPSVYAGEPLLPHSAMARWVERRVREATTTAVTSR from the coding sequence ATGCTGCGCACGCTCTCCCTCCTCGCCCTCACCGCGCTCTCCCTCGGCGCGCAATCACCCGCGACGACGGGCACGATCGTCATCGCCCACGGCGGCGACTCGACCTGGAATGCCGGCGTGCGCGCCATCGCGGCGCAGGCGCAGACCGGCGGTCCCGTGGAAGTGAGCTTCCTCATGGGGCCTGGTGCCGCGACGACGCGCTTCCAGGATGCGGTGGCGAAGCTCGACGCGAAGGGCGTGTCGCGCATCGTGATCGTTCCGATGCTCGTCTCGAGCCACAGCGGGCACTACGAGCAGATTCGCTACCTCGCGGGCCAGGACGTGCGGCTCGACGAAACGATGGAGCACCATTTGCACATGGCGGGCATCGAGCGCACGGCGTCGCGCACGCCGTTGGTGCTGACGCCGGCGCTGGACAACGCGCACGAGATGGCGCGCGTGCTGGCGGACCGCGCGCTGGCCTTGGTGCAGGGGCAGGGCGATGTGCCGGCGAACCGAGGACTGATGATCGTGGGTCACGGCCCGAACTCCGCCGAGGACTACGCGGCATGGATGGGCAACCTGCGTCCAGTGGCCGATAGCGTGAAGGCGTGGACCGGCTTCCGCGATGTGCGGTTGGAGCTCGTGCGCGACGACGCGCCGGTTGCCGTGCGGGCCGAGGGCGTGACGCGGACACGCGAGTTGATCGAGATGCAGCGCTTGATCACGGGCCGCGATGCGATTGTCGTGCCGGTGTTGGTGTCGAAGGGCTTGGTCAGCCGCGACAAGCTGCCGCGCGACATCGCCGGCACGCCGTCCGTCTATGCGGGCGAGCCGCTGCTGCCACACAGCGCAATGGCACGCTGGGTCGAGCGCCGCGTGCGCGAAGCGACGACGACGGCGGTGACGTCACGCTGA
- a CDS encoding TonB-dependent receptor — translation MRRRLVVLLAASCVAAPTLAAQDLPRGRVTSRADGRAVAGAEVLLIGDDTLRVRTDADGRWVATRRPANARELRVRAMGFVAQSRVPSTGTHDVALVPAALALDQVVVSAARREQKLADAVATVEVVSRRELERSGASDLAAVLTEQLGIEMQGGHPAGSGAMLQGIGSERVLILLDGQPLAGRLSGNFDLARIPVGMVERVEVVKGAQSTLYGSEAMGGVINIITRRPSDDGRRVGVSASGTMGAQGRMDAAGRVQLVAGDFATSLDVARRTQESAPGIARNEGALAARLDVAATMQWRPDSARQAELAVLALDERQRWRTGTFYGISDNVQLNARVGGSWTRGAHRISPKLAVSDWDHTAYTSAFTAPVAGDPGDRQRQQILLGELLYNGAFRRGVSLDAGVQLRTDAIETARVPGGRRSHTSLEPFAQLEFSPLRGFTLLPGVRMTHSDVWGTHVTPRVAARAQVAPRVTLRASYGDGFRAPDFKELFLFFQNTNAGYAVQGNPLLQPEHSRNAMLGIEWATAGGYVRGQLFQNTFADFIETQIVSAPNEAPVYEYQNRDRGWTRGAEFETGANLVASGRLRGELGASLLQTRDERSGLELLGRPSRSARIGVQAVLPLALRSSVTLVHTGRTPMQRDDSTGAVGSWRDAFTRVDLRVARTLPVSGLEFALGADNLFDRRPREWAGFTGRHVYTTLTYTLPGLR, via the coding sequence ATGCGTCGACGGCTGGTGGTGCTGTTGGCGGCGTCCTGCGTCGCCGCGCCGACGCTCGCGGCGCAGGACCTGCCGCGCGGGCGCGTGACCTCGCGCGCTGACGGGCGCGCCGTGGCGGGCGCCGAGGTCCTGCTGATCGGCGATGACACGCTGCGCGTGCGCACGGATGCCGACGGGCGATGGGTCGCGACGCGGCGCCCGGCGAATGCGCGAGAGCTGCGCGTGCGCGCGATGGGATTCGTCGCGCAGTCGCGGGTGCCCAGCACCGGCACCCACGATGTCGCGCTGGTGCCCGCCGCATTGGCGCTGGACCAGGTGGTGGTGAGTGCCGCGCGTCGCGAACAGAAGCTGGCGGACGCCGTCGCGACCGTCGAAGTCGTGAGCCGGCGCGAGCTCGAGCGCAGCGGAGCGTCCGATCTCGCCGCCGTCCTCACCGAGCAACTCGGCATCGAGATGCAGGGCGGCCATCCCGCCGGCAGCGGCGCGATGCTGCAGGGCATCGGCAGCGAGCGCGTGCTCATCCTGCTCGACGGGCAGCCGTTGGCGGGGCGCCTGTCCGGCAACTTCGACCTGGCGCGGATCCCCGTCGGGATGGTGGAGCGCGTCGAAGTAGTGAAGGGCGCGCAGTCCACGCTGTACGGCAGCGAGGCGATGGGCGGCGTGATCAACATCATCACGCGCCGGCCCAGCGACGACGGCCGCCGCGTGGGTGTCAGCGCGAGCGGCACGATGGGCGCGCAGGGCCGCATGGATGCAGCGGGGCGCGTGCAGCTCGTCGCCGGCGACTTCGCGACGTCGCTCGACGTGGCGCGGCGCACGCAGGAATCGGCGCCGGGTATCGCGCGCAACGAAGGGGCATTGGCGGCCCGACTCGACGTGGCGGCGACGATGCAGTGGCGGCCGGACAGCGCGCGGCAAGCCGAGCTCGCGGTGCTTGCGCTCGACGAACGTCAGCGCTGGCGCACGGGCACCTTCTACGGCATCAGCGACAACGTGCAGCTCAACGCACGCGTGGGCGGCAGCTGGACGCGCGGCGCGCACCGCATCAGTCCCAAGCTCGCGGTCTCCGACTGGGATCACACCGCGTACACCAGCGCCTTCACGGCGCCGGTCGCGGGCGATCCCGGCGATCGGCAGCGCCAGCAGATCCTGCTGGGCGAGCTGCTGTATAACGGCGCGTTCCGCCGCGGCGTCTCGCTGGACGCGGGTGTGCAACTGCGCACGGACGCCATCGAGACGGCGCGCGTGCCGGGCGGCCGGCGTTCGCATACCTCGCTCGAGCCGTTCGCGCAGTTGGAGTTCTCGCCGCTGCGCGGCTTCACGTTGCTCCCGGGCGTCCGCATGACGCACAGCGACGTGTGGGGTACACACGTCACGCCGCGCGTCGCGGCCCGCGCACAGGTGGCGCCGCGCGTCACGCTGCGCGCCTCGTACGGGGACGGATTCCGCGCACCGGACTTCAAGGAGCTGTTCCTGTTCTTCCAGAACACCAACGCCGGCTATGCTGTGCAGGGCAATCCGCTGCTGCAGCCGGAGCATTCACGCAACGCCATGCTCGGCATCGAGTGGGCGACGGCCGGCGGCTACGTGCGCGGCCAGCTGTTCCAGAACACCTTCGCCGACTTCATCGAGACGCAGATCGTCTCGGCGCCCAACGAGGCGCCGGTGTACGAGTACCAGAACCGCGACCGCGGATGGACGCGCGGCGCGGAGTTCGAGACCGGCGCGAACCTCGTGGCCAGCGGACGGCTGCGCGGCGAGCTGGGCGCTTCGCTGCTGCAGACGCGGGACGAGCGCAGCGGGCTGGAGTTGCTCGGCCGGCCGTCGCGCTCAGCGCGCATTGGCGTGCAAGCCGTGCTGCCGCTTGCGCTGCGCAGCAGCGTCACGCTCGTCCACACCGGCCGCACGCCGATGCAGCGCGACGACTCCACCGGCGCCGTCGGAAGCTGGCGCGACGCCTTCACCCGTGTGGACCTCCGCGTCGCACGGACGCTGCCCGTGAGCGGCCTCGAGTTCGCGCTCGGCGCCGACAACCTCTTCGACCGCCGCCCCCGCGAATGGGCGGGATTCACCGGTCGGCATGTGTACACGACCCTCACCTACACCCTACCCGGACTCCGTTGA
- a CDS encoding HmuY family protein, producing the protein MTRNISRLAAIAGVAALTACTTDNVVSPSRLQDEGSITVIATSAWQFVSLADSALVTPTPSPNASTAWDIAFLGTNVTLNGGDAGPGGVTAACLCQNASATNDQVLAMTAESEFADFDTVTAVPPGLSFVSDALTPAIVGWHAGSGAAATADTTKTWLLRLSDSTSFAALRVKAIATPTATHAGSVTLEYRLQTTSGSALPAPQQIVINAGATGGARVDLNTGTITTDDAAWDLHVQGFTIRVNGGISGSGKAGAATTATAFADLTTAVTNASAYRIDTYAGVFGSQRYYRYNILGDHRISPTFDVYFLRRGSDTYKLQVTGYYSATGAARHITFRWAKLD; encoded by the coding sequence ATGACACGCAACATATCTCGCCTGGCAGCAATCGCCGGTGTTGCCGCGCTCACCGCCTGCACCACCGACAACGTCGTTTCCCCCAGCCGCCTGCAGGACGAGGGCTCGATCACGGTCATCGCGACCAGCGCCTGGCAGTTCGTGAGCCTCGCCGACTCGGCGCTCGTGACGCCGACGCCGAGCCCGAATGCGAGCACAGCCTGGGACATCGCGTTCTTGGGGACCAACGTGACGCTCAACGGCGGCGACGCCGGTCCGGGTGGAGTGACGGCGGCCTGCCTCTGCCAGAACGCGTCCGCCACCAACGACCAAGTGCTGGCCATGACGGCGGAGAGCGAGTTTGCAGACTTCGATACGGTCACAGCCGTGCCTCCGGGGCTGAGCTTCGTGAGCGATGCGCTGACGCCGGCGATTGTCGGGTGGCACGCGGGCAGCGGCGCCGCTGCGACCGCCGACACGACGAAGACTTGGTTGCTGCGGCTCAGCGATTCCACGTCGTTCGCTGCGCTGCGCGTGAAGGCGATCGCGACGCCGACGGCCACGCACGCGGGTTCGGTCACGCTGGAGTACCGGCTGCAGACGACGAGCGGGTCGGCCTTGCCGGCGCCGCAGCAGATCGTCATCAACGCCGGCGCCACCGGCGGCGCGCGTGTCGACTTGAACACCGGCACCATCACGACGGATGACGCAGCGTGGGACCTGCACGTGCAGGGCTTCACGATCCGCGTGAACGGCGGCATCAGCGGCAGCGGAAAGGCCGGTGCGGCGACCACCGCCACCGCGTTTGCCGACCTCACGACGGCCGTCACGAACGCCAGCGCCTATCGCATCGACACCTACGCCGGCGTCTTCGGTAGCCAGCGCTACTACCGCTACAACATTCTCGGCGATCACCGCATCTCGCCCACCTTCGACGTGTACTTCCTGCGCCGCGGCAGCGATACCTACAAGCTGCAGGTGACGGGCTACTACAGCGCGACGGGAGCTGCGCGGCACATCACGTTCCGCTGGGCCAAGCTGGACTGA
- a CDS encoding homospermidine biosynthesis protein produces MAKGEDRARGGFKASRHGDGKAQRASAAGNKSSQKKAAEQREAKGAKKVITKAASPFLRGRKIDPRKIDGTETVVQLVEQCFQSYNSGRLREACQLFTEKMLTPKCTVGLTLTGALTPAGLGMSSIIPLIEAGFVDWIISTGANLYHDTHFGLGLSMHRGDPQTSDTVLREEGVVRIYDVFFDYDVLLSTDAFFRKVIRAPEFQRTMSSAEFHHLCGKYLVEREKALGIPQKSLLAAAYRCGVPIYTSSPGDSSIGMNVAALALEGGTCVIDPNRDVNETASIVLHAKRNGESAICIMGGGSPKNFALQTEPQIQEVLGIDERGHDYFLQVTDARPDTGGLSGATPAEAVSWGKIDPDKLPDAVVCYLDSTIALPVLTSYALGKKKPRKLKRLYDRRDELMARLRREFEAANK; encoded by the coding sequence ATGGCGAAGGGTGAGGATCGCGCGCGCGGTGGGTTCAAGGCGTCGCGTCATGGAGACGGCAAGGCGCAGCGCGCGAGTGCGGCGGGCAACAAGAGCTCGCAGAAGAAGGCGGCCGAGCAGCGCGAGGCGAAGGGCGCCAAGAAGGTGATCACGAAGGCGGCGAGCCCGTTCCTGCGCGGCCGCAAGATCGATCCGCGCAAGATCGACGGCACGGAGACGGTGGTGCAGCTCGTGGAGCAGTGCTTCCAGAGCTACAACTCCGGGCGCCTGCGCGAAGCCTGCCAGCTCTTCACGGAGAAGATGCTGACCCCGAAGTGCACCGTGGGCCTCACGCTCACGGGCGCGCTGACGCCGGCCGGACTGGGCATGAGCAGCATCATCCCGCTCATCGAGGCGGGCTTCGTGGACTGGATCATCTCCACGGGTGCGAACCTCTACCACGACACGCACTTCGGCCTCGGCCTCTCGATGCACCGCGGCGATCCGCAGACGTCAGACACCGTGCTGCGCGAGGAAGGCGTGGTGCGCATCTACGACGTGTTCTTCGACTACGACGTGCTGCTCTCGACGGACGCGTTCTTCCGCAAGGTGATCCGTGCGCCGGAGTTCCAGCGCACGATGTCGAGCGCGGAGTTCCACCATCTCTGCGGCAAGTATCTCGTCGAGCGCGAGAAGGCCTTGGGTATCCCGCAGAAGTCGCTGCTCGCGGCGGCGTACCGCTGCGGGGTGCCGATCTACACGTCGAGCCCGGGCGACTCGAGCATCGGCATGAACGTGGCGGCCTTGGCGCTGGAAGGCGGCACTTGCGTGATCGATCCGAACAGGGACGTGAACGAGACGGCGTCGATCGTGCTGCATGCGAAGCGCAACGGCGAGAGCGCGATCTGCATCATGGGCGGCGGCAGCCCGAAGAACTTCGCGCTGCAGACGGAACCGCAGATCCAGGAAGTGCTCGGCATCGACGAGCGCGGACATGATTACTTCCTGCAGGTGACGGACGCGCGGCCGGACACCGGTGGCCTGAGCGGCGCGACGCCGGCCGAAGCGGTGAGCTGGGGCAAGATCGATCCGGACAAGTTGCCGGATGCGGTGGTGTGCTACCTGGATTCGACGATCGCGTTGCCGGTGTTGACGTCGTACGCGCTGGGCAAGAAGAAGCCGCGCAAGCTGAAGCGGCTGTATGACCGTCGCGACGAGTTGATGGCGCGGCTGCGTCGGGAGTTCGAGGCGGCGAACAAGTAG
- a CDS encoding TIGR00730 family Rossman fold protein, whose amino-acid sequence MAAKKTPKSTSPAKATKPKPARTASGKKADPARLDAAARESLQGLKDRMDEGMRASGQFPVMKDEVLPRAATDDSIGDFSWALTEDAKLLQYGGPKSDFRTTDPWRVMRIQAEFVEGFDKLAGIEKGVSIFGSARTHPDDPQYLAAVEVARILGTQGFSILTGAGPGIMEAANKGAKLAGAPSFGCNIELPFEQGANPYVDTLVSFRYFAVRKTMFIKYSSAFIIFPGGFGTFDEMFEALTLIQTGKISQFPVVLFGTHYWAGLVRWIRSRVLAERKISPGDMDLMVVTDDPAEAARVVEEAYQLQLKTARKRAREANGEG is encoded by the coding sequence ATGGCAGCCAAGAAAACTCCCAAGTCCACGTCGCCGGCCAAGGCGACGAAGCCCAAGCCGGCGCGCACCGCGTCGGGCAAGAAGGCCGACCCCGCGCGCCTGGACGCCGCGGCGCGCGAGAGTCTCCAAGGCCTCAAGGACCGCATGGACGAAGGCATGCGGGCGAGTGGGCAGTTTCCGGTCATGAAGGACGAGGTGCTGCCGCGCGCGGCGACCGACGATTCGATCGGCGACTTCTCCTGGGCACTGACCGAGGACGCGAAGCTCCTCCAGTACGGCGGCCCCAAGAGCGACTTCCGCACGACGGATCCGTGGCGCGTCATGCGCATCCAGGCGGAGTTCGTCGAAGGCTTCGACAAGCTCGCCGGCATCGAGAAGGGCGTCAGCATCTTCGGCTCGGCGCGCACGCATCCCGACGATCCGCAGTATCTCGCGGCCGTCGAGGTGGCGCGGATCCTCGGGACGCAAGGCTTCAGCATCCTTACCGGTGCGGGCCCGGGCATCATGGAAGCGGCGAACAAGGGCGCGAAGCTCGCGGGCGCGCCGAGCTTCGGCTGCAACATCGAGTTGCCGTTCGAGCAGGGGGCGAATCCGTACGTCGATACCCTGGTGAGCTTCCGGTACTTCGCGGTGCGCAAGACGATGTTCATCAAGTATTCGAGTGCGTTCATCATCTTCCCGGGTGGTTTCGGCACCTTCGACGAGATGTTCGAGGCGCTGACGCTGATCCAGACCGGGAAGATCTCGCAATTCCCGGTGGTGCTGTTCGGCACGCACTACTGGGCGGGCTTGGTGCGTTGGATCCGGTCGCGCGTGTTGGCGGAGCGGAAGATCTCGCCGGGCGACATGGACCTGATGGTGGTGACGGACGATCCCGCGGAGGCGGCGCGGGTGGTGGAAGAGGCGTATCAACTGCAGCTCAAGACGGCCCGCAAGCGGGCAAGGGAAGCCAATGGCGAAGGGTGA
- a CDS encoding alkaline phosphatase family protein, with protein MTLVILVADGARPDTLFGAIDAGELPALAGLRARGTALTLTSVFPSVTGSAYTPFLMGLHPGRAGLPGLRWYDRERRHTLWPAHARSYVGLGGMRADKDLTREHRTLFEHEPRAIGGFTYVGRGLSTRQRIGTGWAFGARMAWTHFRGDLDGWMRFDRWLGEEFVRRIVAQRPRVAFLAHPGIDKMSHRFGHGHPRVLEAMRTVDHTVRTLEAAFAREGRAGELEIWIVSDHGHAPVPQHEDLAGTIASWGHAVRAHPWVIGGDDVAVMVSGNAMAHLYLELGRRRRAVWPALRDRWQPFLERLLDLPAVDLALLPMGDARVRVHSRARGSADLFTAGDGTFSYRRDSGDPLGLGQDLLGLDETAAWERTRESEYPDAIVQACAIAAAPRAGDIILSAAPGWDFRSRYEPVLHTSGHGAMQRDHLLVPFISSRPMAGALRRTVDLFPTALTTLGLPVPRGLDGKSAR; from the coding sequence GTGACCCTCGTCATCCTCGTCGCCGACGGCGCCCGTCCCGACACGCTGTTCGGCGCCATCGACGCCGGCGAGCTCCCCGCGCTCGCTGGCCTGCGCGCGCGCGGCACGGCGCTGACGCTCACGAGCGTCTTTCCCTCGGTCACGGGCAGCGCGTACACGCCCTTCCTCATGGGCCTGCACCCCGGCCGCGCCGGCCTGCCCGGCCTCCGCTGGTACGACCGCGAACGACGCCACACGCTGTGGCCCGCGCATGCCCGCAGCTACGTCGGGCTCGGCGGCATGCGCGCCGACAAGGACCTCACGCGCGAGCACCGCACGCTCTTCGAGCACGAACCGCGCGCGATCGGCGGCTTCACGTACGTCGGGCGCGGCCTCTCCACGCGGCAGCGCATCGGTACGGGGTGGGCCTTCGGCGCGCGCATGGCGTGGACGCACTTCCGCGGCGACCTCGACGGCTGGATGCGCTTCGATCGCTGGCTCGGCGAGGAGTTCGTGCGGCGCATCGTCGCGCAGCGCCCGCGCGTGGCGTTCCTTGCGCATCCGGGCATCGACAAGATGTCCCATCGCTTCGGGCACGGGCATCCACGCGTGCTCGAGGCCATGCGCACGGTGGACCACACGGTGCGGACGCTCGAAGCGGCGTTCGCGCGCGAGGGCCGCGCCGGGGAACTGGAGATCTGGATCGTCAGCGATCACGGGCACGCGCCGGTGCCGCAGCACGAAGACCTCGCGGGCACGATTGCGTCATGGGGACACGCCGTGCGCGCGCATCCCTGGGTCATCGGCGGCGACGACGTCGCCGTCATGGTCAGCGGCAATGCGATGGCGCATCTCTATCTCGAGCTGGGGCGTCGACGGCGCGCCGTCTGGCCCGCGCTTCGCGATCGCTGGCAGCCCTTCCTTGAGCGATTGCTCGACTTACCAGCCGTTGACCTCGCGCTGCTGCCTATGGGCGACGCACGCGTCCGCGTTCACTCACGCGCACGCGGCAGCGCCGACCTGTTCACCGCCGGCGATGGGACGTTCTCTTACCGCCGCGACAGCGGTGATCCGCTCGGACTGGGACAAGACCTGCTCGGGCTCGACGAGACCGCAGCCTGGGAACGCACACGCGAGAGCGAGTACCCCGATGCGATCGTGCAGGCCTGCGCCATCGCCGCGGCCCCGCGCGCCGGCGACATCATCCTCTCCGCGGCTCCCGGCTGGGACTTCCGCTCGCGCTACGAGCCCGTGCTGCACACGTCAGGGCACGGCGCGATGCAGCGCGATCATCTGCTCGTCCCGTTCATCAGTTCGCGACCGATGGCAGGCGCGCTGCGGCGCACCGTGGACCTCTTCCCTACCGCGCTCACGACGCTGGGACTCCCGGTGCCGCGAGGGCTCGACGGCAAGTCCGCGCGCTGA
- a CDS encoding lysophospholipid acyltransferase family protein, protein MWLYRAMPLISELAVRSYYRVTVAGARLPSDGPVLIVANHNNSLVDPALVAAMAGRKVRFMAKSPLFSHPLIGWLIKGVGSVPVYRQQDDPGKMSQNLDSFRDVHAVLAKGDVVGIFPEGISHSMSRLAPLKTGAARIALGAAQQRGTDFPIVAMGLVFRDRDTFRSEAHVIVGESFRWHDLVSEATNRSAVRELTERIEQAMRAVSVNLERWEDEPVVRTAEAVWRAEFGADASPAAEVERLRITTEALQALRDGGANDWRDVALALKAHGRALHRLGLTPETLRSDVPLSAALRWALGRLPLLPLLPISLLGGVFFWIPKRITVAAAAYTARLEGDDTVVTHRVLVGGVAFPLWIALTSLAIGLAYGWMAGLLSAMLQPVWAFAALAVGERRQAMWTAVRRYFLRRFNARRLAPMRERQRDLAQRLQQLLARTVPSAS, encoded by the coding sequence ATGTGGCTCTACCGCGCGATGCCGCTCATTTCCGAGCTCGCCGTCCGCTCGTACTATCGCGTGACGGTGGCGGGTGCGCGCCTGCCGTCCGACGGGCCGGTGCTGATCGTGGCGAACCACAACAACTCGCTGGTGGATCCGGCGCTGGTGGCGGCGATGGCCGGGCGGAAGGTGCGATTCATGGCGAAGTCGCCGCTGTTCTCGCATCCGCTTATCGGCTGGCTCATCAAGGGCGTGGGGTCGGTGCCGGTGTACCGGCAGCAGGACGACCCGGGCAAGATGTCGCAGAACCTCGATTCCTTCCGCGACGTGCACGCGGTGCTCGCGAAGGGCGACGTGGTCGGAATCTTTCCCGAGGGCATCTCGCACTCGATGTCTCGCTTGGCGCCGCTGAAGACGGGTGCGGCGCGCATCGCCCTTGGCGCGGCGCAGCAGCGGGGCACGGACTTCCCGATCGTGGCCATGGGTCTCGTGTTCCGCGATCGCGACACCTTCCGCTCCGAAGCGCATGTGATCGTCGGCGAGTCGTTCCGTTGGCACGATCTCGTGTCCGAAGCCACGAACCGATCGGCGGTGCGCGAACTCACGGAGCGAATCGAGCAGGCGATGCGCGCGGTGTCGGTGAACCTCGAGCGCTGGGAGGACGAGCCCGTGGTCCGCACGGCCGAGGCGGTGTGGCGTGCGGAGTTCGGGGCGGACGCCTCGCCGGCAGCGGAGGTCGAGCGGCTGCGCATCACTACCGAAGCGCTGCAGGCGCTGCGTGACGGCGGTGCGAACGATTGGCGGGACGTCGCGCTGGCCCTCAAGGCGCACGGGCGTGCGCTGCATCGGCTCGGGCTCACGCCGGAGACGCTGCGCAGCGACGTTCCGTTGTCCGCGGCGCTGCGCTGGGCGTTGGGCCGGCTGCCGCTGCTGCCGCTGCTGCCGATCTCGCTGCTGGGCGGCGTGTTCTTCTGGATCCCGAAGCGCATCACCGTCGCCGCGGCCGCCTACACGGCGCGCCTCGAAGGTGACGACACGGTGGTGACGCATCGCGTCCTCGTCGGTGGCGTCGCCTTCCCCCTGTGGATTGCGCTGACGTCGCTCGCCATCGGACTCGCGTATGGCTGGATGGCTGGGCTGCTCAGCGCCATGCTGCAGCCGGTCTGGGCCTTCGCGGCGCTGGCGGTGGGCGAGCGTCGGCAGGCCATGTGGACGGCGGTGCGGCGCTACTTCCTGCGGCGCTTCAACGCGCGGCGGCTCGCCCCGATGCGCGAGCGGCAGCGCGACCTCGCGCAGCGCTTGCAGCAGTTGCTCGCCCGCACCGTCCCGTCGGCGTCCTGA